The Stomoxys calcitrans chromosome 3, idStoCalc2.1, whole genome shotgun sequence genome includes a region encoding these proteins:
- the LOC106089704 gene encoding uncharacterized protein LOC106089704 yields MKSILVCLSVLATLLALAMGMPQHREGAAYTNEAIRQAQQTFLIPKDAQIQNVQEGIELGAYEQIPGNQRINLFEILGDQVPSEVINNLQSQVDQIGRN; encoded by the coding sequence ATGAAATCAATTTTGGTGTGTTTATCTGTGTTGGCCACTTTGTTGGCTTTGGCTATGGGAATGCCTCAACACCGCGAGGGTGCTGCCTATACCAATGAAGCTATCCGCCAGGCCCAGCAGACCTTCCTGATACCCAAAGATGCCCAGATACAAAATGTCCAAGAAGGCATTGAATTGGGAGCCTACGAACAGATTCCCGGCAATCAACGCATCAATCTTTTCGAAATTTTAGGAGATCAagttccttcggaagttatcaaCAACTTGCAGTCTCAAGTGGATCAAATTGGCCGAAACTAA